Proteins found in one Pelobacter seleniigenes DSM 18267 genomic segment:
- a CDS encoding L-lactate permease — MATAISLFPIILLIWLMTKKSSMPSFQALPLVALILYVVKLVYFDIDANLVNATVVNGLLTAWVPISIVFGAIFLFKTMEYTGAMDTIRTWLNGITTNQVAQAMIIGWAFAFLIEGASGFGTPAAIAAPILVGLGFKPVRVAILCLIMNSVPVHFGAVGTPGWFGLGKGANLTDPELLAVGQQAALIHGVAALIIPVIALTFALNWKMVKRNLGFVYLSIFATIIPYYASAQVNYEFPSVVAGAIGTVASIFFAVKGYGLCKEDGVGAPHSAISFGKIFKASFPLWGTVAMLLITRIKPIGINALLKSNAPMFHAGLGSFGDLDVSRALVINVSGIFGTGVNFSFASLYIPFLIPFIFISLVAFCVFQAKGEVIQRVSSESISQMRNPTLALLGALVFVKLLMLGTPEVKANTIIIGTAFADVFGGAWSFLAAYLGALGAFFSGSNTVSNLTFGGIQASIANQLGLNKITVLAMQSVGGGMGNMTCIHNIVAVCSVLGLKNSEGYILKRTAIPMVIYGVIAGAVGYILLSLG, encoded by the coding sequence ATGGCAACCGCGATTTCCCTGTTCCCGATTATTTTGCTAATCTGGCTGATGACAAAAAAAAGCAGTATGCCTTCGTTTCAGGCTCTCCCCCTGGTCGCCCTGATCCTGTACGTTGTCAAACTGGTTTATTTTGACATTGACGCCAACCTCGTCAACGCGACAGTGGTCAACGGTCTGTTGACGGCCTGGGTGCCGATTTCCATCGTGTTCGGCGCCATCTTCCTGTTCAAAACCATGGAATATACCGGGGCAATGGACACCATCCGAACCTGGCTTAACGGTATCACCACCAACCAGGTTGCCCAGGCCATGATCATCGGCTGGGCCTTTGCTTTTCTCATTGAAGGTGCTTCCGGATTCGGCACCCCCGCTGCCATTGCCGCACCGATCCTGGTCGGCCTCGGCTTTAAACCGGTCCGGGTCGCGATCCTCTGCCTGATCATGAACTCGGTTCCGGTCCACTTTGGAGCGGTCGGCACTCCCGGCTGGTTCGGCCTCGGTAAAGGCGCCAACCTGACTGACCCGGAATTGTTGGCCGTCGGTCAGCAGGCCGCCCTGATTCACGGGGTCGCAGCATTAATTATTCCGGTGATCGCCCTGACCTTCGCTCTGAACTGGAAAATGGTGAAACGCAACCTCGGCTTTGTCTACCTGAGTATTTTCGCAACGATCATCCCCTACTATGCCTCAGCTCAGGTCAACTATGAGTTTCCGTCGGTTGTTGCTGGCGCAATCGGCACCGTTGCCTCGATCTTCTTTGCCGTCAAAGGTTACGGTCTGTGCAAGGAAGATGGAGTCGGCGCACCGCATAGTGCCATCTCCTTCGGCAAAATCTTCAAGGCCTCTTTCCCGCTTTGGGGAACGGTCGCCATGCTCCTTATCACCCGGATCAAACCCATCGGTATCAATGCCCTGCTGAAAAGCAACGCACCGATGTTCCACGCCGGCCTTGGTTCCTTCGGGGATCTGGATGTCAGCCGGGCCCTGGTGATTAATGTCAGCGGGATCTTCGGGACCGGGGTCAACTTTTCGTTCGCCAGTCTGTACATTCCCTTCCTGATCCCGTTTATCTTCATTTCGCTGGTGGCCTTCTGTGTCTTCCAGGCAAAAGGCGAGGTGATTCAGCGGGTCTCTTCCGAGTCCATCAGCCAGATGAGAAACCCCACCCTGGCCTTGCTCGGAGCGCTGGTTTTTGTCAAGCTGCTGATGCTCGGAACTCCTGAAGTCAAAGCCAACACCATCATTATCGGAACCGCCTTCGCAGACGTTTTCGGTGGGGCATGGTCGTTCCTGGCCGCTTACCTTGGGGCGCTGGGTGCATTTTTCTCCGGCTCCAATACGGTTTCCAACCTGACCTTCGGCGGCATTCAGGCCTCCATTGCCAACCAGCTGGGGCTCAATAAGATTACCGTTCTGGCCATGCAGTCGGTCGGCGGCGGCATGGGCAATATGACCTGTATTCACAATATCGTCGCAGTTTGCTCGGTGTTGGGTTTAAAGAACTCGGAAGGTTATATCCTCAAGCGGACGGCCATCCCCATGGTGATCTACGGGGTAATCGCCGGCGCCGTCGGTTATATCCTGTTATCCTTGGGCTAA
- a CDS encoding phosphoribosyl-AMP cyclohydrolase, with amino-acid sequence MDKKTLEEGSMLQIDFVKRGGLVPTVVQDVADGRILMLAYVNELALTTTLEKGMATFWSTSRNELWTKGETSGDFLKIVEILTDCDQDALVYRVAPQGGGACHTKDPVSGKTRPSCFYRSLDLASKELKPL; translated from the coding sequence GTGGATAAAAAAACACTGGAAGAGGGGAGTATGTTACAGATCGATTTTGTCAAGCGCGGCGGGCTGGTGCCGACCGTGGTTCAGGATGTGGCGGATGGTCGCATTCTGATGCTGGCCTATGTCAATGAGCTGGCCTTGACCACGACCCTGGAAAAAGGAATGGCCACGTTCTGGTCGACCTCGCGCAATGAACTCTGGACCAAGGGCGAAACCTCCGGGGATTTTCTCAAGATTGTCGAGATCCTCACCGATTGTGATCAGGATGCCCTGGTTTACCGAGTCGCCCCACAAGGCGGTGGCGCCTGTCACACCAAGGATCCGGTCAGCGGAAAAACGCGGCCGAGTTGTTTTTACCGCAGCCTTGATCTGGCCAGCAAAGAGTTAAAGCCGCTGTAG
- the hisG gene encoding ATP phosphoribosyltransferase: MPYGKEDGVLYFGIPSGSLNEQVLRLLEKSGRPLKKGRQYEMMGPYDKDVVFRVLDRKEMPQKVRDGIVDCGITGKDYVFEAGMEQDVEVLGDFIFSKYTNQPSRLVLATRPESGIVNPPDCAGKIIATELPNLTRRRMAELYGVEDLRILKSEGKTEAKVMMGESDAFTDITETGATLKANGNIIVGELFTSNPQLIANREAIKNPAKLEKMEDIRICIDAVLQAEREPVFMVFMDVPTRVLKEVEQLLPSVVSPTVSPVVDAAWVSVTVVIRESELNILAPKLLRLGVDGIVPIPAPKVFTQDMIRARHF; the protein is encoded by the coding sequence ATGCCGTATGGAAAAGAAGACGGGGTGCTCTATTTTGGTATCCCTTCCGGAAGTCTCAATGAGCAGGTGCTGCGCCTGCTGGAAAAATCAGGGCGGCCGCTGAAAAAAGGGCGCCAGTACGAAATGATGGGGCCTTATGACAAGGATGTGGTCTTTCGGGTCCTGGACCGCAAGGAAATGCCGCAGAAGGTGCGGGACGGTATCGTCGACTGCGGGATTACCGGCAAGGATTACGTTTTTGAAGCCGGAATGGAGCAGGACGTCGAAGTCCTGGGTGATTTTATCTTCTCCAAGTACACCAACCAGCCGTCGCGGCTGGTGCTGGCTACCCGGCCGGAATCGGGCATTGTCAATCCGCCCGACTGTGCGGGCAAAATCATTGCTACTGAGCTGCCCAACCTGACCCGTCGGCGGATGGCTGAGTTGTACGGGGTCGAGGATCTGCGCATTCTGAAAAGCGAAGGGAAAACCGAGGCTAAGGTGATGATGGGTGAATCCGATGCCTTCACCGATATTACCGAGACCGGGGCGACTCTCAAGGCCAACGGCAATATCATTGTCGGTGAGCTGTTCACCTCCAATCCCCAGCTGATTGCCAATCGGGAGGCCATCAAAAATCCGGCCAAACTTGAGAAGATGGAGGATATCCGCATCTGTATCGACGCGGTGCTGCAAGCCGAGCGCGAGCCGGTATTCATGGTGTTTATGGATGTCCCGACCCGCGTGCTGAAGGAAGTGGAGCAACTCTTGCCGTCCGTTGTCTCGCCGACGGTGAGCCCGGTGGTCGATGCGGCCTGGGTCAGCGTGACCGTGGTGATCCGTGAATCGGAATTGAATATTCTTGCCCCGAAACTGTTACGGTTGGGCGTGGACGGCATCGTGCCGATCCCCGCACCGAAGGTTTTTACCCAGGATATGATCCGGGCGCGGCATTTCTGA
- a CDS encoding two-component system sensor histidine kinase NtrB — protein sequence MSTSDHHPPIAPISPGKRALSLPVLGFILASLLLASVLAVLTGLNMNREQQFMEKFLLQEAETLVRAFEAGARASMMMDSANGNLTTLVRETAREKNVAYILILDEQGQTIASAGQPPDRAHLPAGATILETDTPQVRFLTSPAGQRIYEIAKEFNPLTMMPQRMGMMSRWQNWCGNSPGNSSSDCRQIIYLGLYTESFDAARKEDIKQSLLLLGILFLLSSGGLYALLLANKSRAAKEALENMELYTNNVINSMPAGLISLDPEQRIVTANRAALTIFGYSEADLRDKSMTQLDEVGAGALSALLRSDRELIEQPLNCLSRNGESIPLKVSASQLRDREGRLRGRVLILRDQREIKAMEEALERSRRHAALGRMAAGVAHEIRNPLGTLRGFAQYFSRSAKEDPQAKEYAELMVGEVDRLNRTVSALLQFSRPREPEYARIDLLRIAEKSLTFIQEEADSQGIALELQIAAPDLQLYADPDLLQQVLFNLLQNSLAATDSGGRIVLGGQETADMIQLWVEDSGKGLSQEEQAKMFDPFYTTRKDGTGLGLSLVQQIIEQHQGHIEVVSEPGQGCRITIMLPRRKEQS from the coding sequence ATGTCAACATCTGATCACCATCCCCCGATAGCACCAATCAGCCCGGGCAAGCGGGCACTGTCCCTCCCGGTGCTCGGCTTCATCCTGGCCAGCCTGTTACTCGCCTCTGTGCTGGCGGTCCTGACCGGGCTCAATATGAACCGTGAACAACAATTCATGGAAAAATTCCTGCTCCAGGAAGCGGAGACCTTGGTCAGAGCCTTCGAAGCGGGGGCACGTGCGTCAATGATGATGGATTCTGCGAACGGCAACCTGACCACCCTGGTGAGGGAAACCGCTCGGGAAAAAAATGTTGCCTACATCCTGATTCTGGATGAACAGGGGCAGACCATTGCCAGCGCCGGACAGCCGCCGGACCGTGCCCACTTGCCGGCGGGCGCGACGATACTGGAAACAGACACCCCCCAGGTTCGTTTCCTGACCAGCCCGGCAGGCCAGCGGATTTATGAAATTGCCAAGGAATTCAATCCGCTGACCATGATGCCCCAGCGGATGGGCATGATGTCACGCTGGCAAAATTGGTGCGGCAATTCACCGGGCAACAGCAGCAGTGACTGCCGCCAGATCATCTACCTCGGGTTGTATACAGAAAGTTTTGATGCCGCTCGTAAAGAAGATATCAAGCAGAGCCTGCTCCTGCTGGGGATCCTGTTTTTACTGAGCAGCGGCGGCCTGTACGCCCTGCTGCTGGCCAATAAATCCCGGGCGGCCAAAGAAGCTCTGGAGAATATGGAACTCTACACCAACAATGTGATTAACAGCATGCCGGCCGGACTGATCAGTCTTGATCCTGAACAGCGGATCGTCACCGCCAACAGAGCCGCCCTGACGATCTTCGGTTACAGTGAGGCCGACCTTCGTGACAAGAGCATGACTCAGCTCGATGAGGTCGGAGCAGGCGCCCTGAGCGCCCTGCTGCGTTCCGACCGGGAACTTATCGAACAGCCCCTGAATTGCCTGAGCCGCAACGGTGAGTCGATTCCCTTGAAAGTAAGCGCGTCCCAGCTCCGTGATCGGGAAGGACGCCTGCGCGGGAGGGTACTGATTCTACGCGACCAGCGTGAAATCAAAGCCATGGAAGAAGCCTTGGAACGCTCCCGGCGCCATGCCGCCCTCGGCCGGATGGCAGCAGGAGTCGCCCATGAAATCCGCAACCCCCTCGGTACCCTGCGCGGTTTTGCCCAATACTTTTCCCGCAGTGCCAAAGAGGATCCCCAGGCCAAAGAATATGCGGAACTGATGGTTGGCGAGGTTGACCGCCTCAATCGCACGGTTTCTGCCCTGCTGCAGTTCTCCAGGCCACGCGAACCGGAATATGCGCGAATCGACCTGCTCAGGATAGCTGAAAAATCATTGACCTTCATCCAGGAGGAAGCGGACAGTCAAGGGATTGCGCTGGAGCTGCAGATAGCCGCCCCGGACCTGCAGCTTTATGCGGACCCGGATCTTTTACAGCAGGTGTTGTTCAACTTACTCCAGAACAGCCTGGCGGCTACCGACTCCGGCGGCAGAATTGTGCTTGGCGGACAGGAGACGGCCGACATGATTCAGCTGTGGGTCGAAGATTCCGGCAAAGGTCTTTCCCAGGAGGAGCAGGCAAAAATGTTTGATCCTTTCTATACCACCAGAAAAGATGGCACCGGCCTCGGCCTCTCTCTGGTACAGCAGATCATTGAACAGCATCAGGGGCATATCGAGGTCGTCAGCGAACCCGGCCAAGGTTGTCGGATTACCATTATGCTGCCCCGGCGGAAGGAACAGTCATGA
- a CDS encoding sigma-54-dependent transcriptional regulator — protein sequence MKQVQPTLLLVDDDTAHRTMLKAHLAGSGYAIIEADDGDVGAHLARELAVDLVLLDLKMKRMDGMEALVEIHQHKPELPVIIITAFSSVENAVAAMKQGAFDYVTKPVDSDALRMTVKRALDFKSLEQENLSLRQRLGETFDLGNLIGSSQPMQELAETLALVAPSDATVLITGESGTGKELVAGAVHHNSRRKDAPFIKVNCAALHENLLESELFGHEKGAFTGAAEQRKGRFELADRGTLFLDEIGDMSPTTQAKILRVLQEGEFERLGGSTTIKVDVRLLAATHKDLEQMVAAGSFRQDLFFRLSVVPLHLPPLRERTMDIPALAEHFLHRYSHKNRKDIRSIQADAMEALLAYQWPGNIRELENAIERAVILCLEEKIALQHLPQQVRQAFAETTERPFAIRPGLTLKDMEKELILSTLRQTGENRTKAAEILGITRQTLQNKLKEYGLT from the coding sequence ATGAAACAGGTTCAGCCGACTCTGCTGCTGGTCGATGACGATACCGCTCATCGGACTATGCTGAAAGCTCACCTCGCGGGATCGGGATATGCCATCATCGAAGCGGATGACGGCGATGTCGGCGCCCATCTGGCCAGGGAGCTAGCGGTTGACCTTGTCCTACTCGATCTGAAAATGAAACGCATGGACGGCATGGAAGCGCTGGTGGAAATCCACCAGCACAAACCGGAGCTGCCGGTCATTATCATCACCGCCTTTTCTTCGGTGGAGAATGCCGTAGCGGCAATGAAGCAAGGAGCCTTCGATTATGTCACCAAACCGGTCGACAGCGACGCGTTACGAATGACGGTCAAGCGGGCCCTCGACTTCAAGTCCCTGGAACAGGAAAACCTTTCCCTCCGCCAGAGGCTGGGAGAAACCTTTGATCTCGGCAACCTGATCGGCAGCAGTCAACCGATGCAGGAACTGGCTGAAACCCTGGCCCTGGTCGCACCTTCCGACGCGACCGTGTTGATTACCGGCGAATCGGGAACCGGCAAAGAGCTGGTCGCCGGAGCGGTTCACCACAACAGCCGGCGCAAGGACGCTCCCTTTATCAAGGTCAACTGCGCGGCCCTGCATGAGAACCTGCTGGAAAGCGAACTGTTCGGCCATGAAAAAGGGGCCTTTACCGGTGCCGCCGAACAGCGCAAAGGGCGCTTTGAACTGGCCGACCGGGGAACCCTGTTCCTGGATGAAATTGGCGATATGAGCCCGACCACCCAGGCCAAGATCCTGCGTGTGCTCCAGGAAGGAGAATTTGAACGGCTTGGCGGCAGCACGACCATCAAGGTCGATGTCCGCCTGCTGGCTGCCACCCACAAGGACCTGGAGCAGATGGTCGCCGCCGGCAGCTTTCGCCAGGATCTCTTCTTTCGCCTCAGCGTTGTGCCCCTGCACCTGCCGCCATTGCGGGAACGTACCATGGACATCCCGGCCCTGGCGGAGCATTTCCTTCACCGCTACAGTCACAAGAACCGCAAGGATATCCGCAGCATCCAGGCCGACGCCATGGAGGCCCTGCTGGCCTATCAATGGCCGGGCAACATCCGCGAACTGGAAAATGCCATCGAACGTGCTGTCATCCTCTGCCTGGAGGAAAAAATCGCCCTGCAGCACCTGCCGCAACAGGTCCGCCAGGCCTTTGCCGAAACGACTGAGCGCCCCTTTGCCATCCGTCCGGGCTTGACCCTGAAAGACATGGAGAAAGAACTGATTCTCTCCACCCTGCGGCAAACCGGCGAAAACCGGACTAAAGCAGCCGAAATCCTGGGCATCACCCGGCAGACCCTGCAAAACAAACTCAAGGAATACGGTCTGACCTGA
- a CDS encoding tagaturonate epimerase family protein, with amino-acid sequence MNMEQELMELAKYSIGTGDRFGRQGPAQLAAVQQACTGGVELAIAWNKSHREHQLIKTDPRAQREAAEQAVQALGWQGQYWVDADHIGLETVDHFLPYCDFFTLDVADAIGQPAAESDLNAFVDKYRAFSGDLAIPGLPRPLSISFDLLRHVAEKYLFATQQAGEIYRHIRHGKGAGSFVAEVSIDETDDPQSPAELLFILAALADEHIPLQTIAPKFSGRFNKGVDYRGNVHQFRDEFEADICVVKYAIKTFGLPPTLKLSVHSGSDKFSIYRPIRELIRCHDVGLHIKTAGTTWLEELLGLAEHGGRGLDLVKQIYAAAYTRSTELCAPYAAVLAIESTALPLPSVVQSWSGERFAAALRHDQTCPEYNPHLRQLLHVGFKIAAEMGAAYLTALDEAAPRVSQNVTENLLQRHIRPLFL; translated from the coding sequence ATGAATATGGAGCAAGAACTTATGGAACTGGCCAAGTACTCAATCGGTACCGGAGATCGTTTCGGGCGCCAAGGTCCGGCCCAGTTGGCCGCCGTGCAGCAGGCTTGCACAGGCGGGGTGGAACTGGCCATTGCCTGGAATAAATCCCACCGTGAGCATCAGCTTATCAAAACCGACCCCCGCGCCCAGCGCGAAGCTGCCGAGCAGGCCGTGCAAGCCCTGGGTTGGCAAGGGCAGTATTGGGTCGATGCAGACCATATCGGCCTGGAAACCGTCGACCATTTTCTTCCTTATTGTGATTTTTTTACCCTGGATGTCGCCGATGCCATCGGCCAGCCAGCGGCAGAGTCCGACCTGAACGCGTTTGTTGACAAATATCGGGCCTTCAGCGGAGACCTCGCCATCCCCGGCTTGCCCCGGCCGTTGTCGATCAGCTTTGACCTGCTGCGTCATGTGGCCGAGAAATACCTGTTCGCCACGCAGCAGGCTGGCGAAATTTACCGGCATATTCGCCACGGAAAAGGCGCCGGTTCTTTTGTTGCCGAAGTCTCCATCGATGAAACCGATGATCCGCAAAGCCCTGCCGAACTGCTTTTCATCCTGGCCGCGCTGGCTGATGAACACATTCCGCTGCAGACTATCGCGCCGAAGTTTTCCGGGCGTTTCAACAAGGGGGTCGATTACCGCGGTAACGTCCATCAGTTCAGGGATGAGTTCGAAGCCGATATCTGTGTGGTCAAATACGCAATCAAGACCTTCGGTCTGCCGCCGACGCTCAAACTCAGCGTTCATTCAGGCAGTGATAAGTTTTCCATCTACCGGCCGATTCGGGAACTGATCCGTTGTCACGATGTCGGCCTGCATATCAAAACAGCGGGGACAACTTGGCTCGAGGAACTGCTCGGTCTGGCTGAACATGGTGGGAGAGGGCTCGATCTTGTCAAGCAGATCTATGCCGCTGCTTACACCCGTTCTACCGAATTATGCGCACCTTACGCTGCGGTGCTTGCCATTGAATCCACGGCACTGCCGCTGCCGAGCGTGGTGCAATCCTGGTCTGGCGAGCGGTTTGCAGCCGCGTTGCGGCATGACCAAACCTGCCCCGAATATAATCCGCATTTGCGCCAGTTGTTGCATGTCGGCTTCAAGATCGCAGCGGAAATGGGCGCTGCTTACCTGACGGCCCTGGACGAGGCCGCGCCCAGAGTTTCCCAAAATGTGACGGAGAATTTATTGCAACGACACATCAGGCCCCTCTTTTTGTAG
- a CDS encoding alpha/beta hydrolase — MMRIATLLLLVVILPLGGCLKPLPNDPQLLAQFQQRPQNLRLEFTTEQGRQVAYYLPPLQNPDAPPQRIAILYPGINSLALGWLRFINLEDYPNTAYLLIDYPGRGLSAGVMRPEENYRNSLGALKALAEHFGVTQLSASLRLLGHSFGTGAALQFACLRPAERVVLVAPFNDLKQAVRRQSWLLSLLMPSQIDNRLLIRQLLAEPQPPRIIILHGGRDTTLPIAMGRELAQLDPEKIVFHAFAEDDHVDILSRRRKLIFQELNGQVE; from the coding sequence ATGATGCGTATTGCAACCCTGCTTCTGTTGGTCGTGATTTTGCCCCTGGGCGGTTGTTTGAAGCCGCTGCCCAATGATCCGCAGTTGCTGGCACAATTTCAGCAGCGGCCGCAAAACCTGAGGCTGGAATTTACCACCGAGCAAGGTCGCCAGGTCGCCTATTATCTCCCCCCCTTGCAGAATCCGGATGCTCCGCCGCAGCGCATTGCCATCCTTTATCCGGGGATCAACAGCCTGGCCCTCGGCTGGTTGCGCTTCATCAATCTGGAGGACTATCCGAACACCGCCTATCTGCTCATCGACTATCCGGGGCGCGGCTTATCGGCAGGGGTGATGCGGCCGGAGGAGAATTATCGCAACAGCCTGGGTGCCCTCAAGGCCCTGGCCGAACATTTTGGCGTGACGCAACTATCGGCCTCCCTCCGCCTGTTGGGGCACTCCTTCGGGACCGGTGCAGCTTTGCAGTTCGCCTGTCTGCGGCCAGCGGAACGGGTGGTTTTGGTTGCCCCTTTCAACGACCTGAAACAAGCCGTCAGGAGACAGTCCTGGCTGCTCTCCCTGCTTATGCCAAGCCAGATCGATAACCGCCTACTGATCAGACAGCTGCTGGCCGAGCCGCAGCCTCCGCGGATTATTATCTTACATGGCGGACGGGATACCACTCTGCCCATCGCCATGGGGCGGGAACTGGCTCAACTGGACCCGGAAAAGATCGTGTTTCACGCCTTTGCCGAGGACGACCATGTCGATATCCTCAGTCGCCGCCGCAAGCTGATTTTTCAGGAGCTCAATGGTCAGGTCGAATGA
- a CDS encoding KTSC domain-containing protein, with translation MVRRMTAGLIFLVAGLVLASPSLAREVYVKDWGMVEVDTEHFVDLQDQMKSSSQISRMFYDPTNAYLLVSFQGNFYQYCGITSDTIDTWLAAPSLSQYYLDEVQNNYDCRTNPGPDYRK, from the coding sequence ATGGTGCGAAGGATGACCGCAGGACTGATCTTTCTGGTAGCCGGACTCGTTCTGGCATCGCCGAGCCTGGCCCGGGAGGTTTACGTCAAGGACTGGGGAATGGTGGAGGTGGATACGGAACATTTCGTCGATCTGCAGGACCAGATGAAATCATCCAGTCAGATTTCCAGAATGTTTTACGACCCGACCAACGCATATCTGCTGGTCAGCTTCCAGGGCAATTTCTACCAGTACTGCGGCATCACCTCGGACACGATCGATACCTGGCTGGCCGCCCCGTCGCTCAGCCAGTACTATCTCGATGAGGTGCAGAACAACTATGACTGCCGGACCAATCCCGGCCCCGACTATCGAAAATAA
- the hcp gene encoding hydroxylamine reductase: MFCFQCQETAKGTGCTIAGVCGKKEDTAGLQDLLVYNLKGLAVVADAARQQGRFDLETGLFVCQALFATITNANFDNTRMVELIKATISRRDGLKLATGFSSDLDCVNWNGSEADYAAKAAEVGVLSQANEDVRSLRELLIYGLKGMAAYTDHAAMLGKQNQDIYDFMISALATTTRDLSVEEMVGQVLKCGEVAVTAMALLDEANTSAYGNPEISKVNIGVRNNPGILISGHDLKDMEELLKQTEGTGVDVYTHSEMLPANYYPAFKKYDHFVGNYGNAWWLQDKEFASFNGPILMTTNCITPVKEAYRERIYTTGMAGWPGAKHIGERPEGGSKDFSALIEQAKTCAPPVEIETGEIVGGFAHAQVMALADKVVDAVKSGAIKRFVVMAGCDGRQKNRSYFTEVAEALPQDTVILTAGCAKYRYNKLALGDIGGIPRVLDAGQCNDSYSLAYIALQLKEVFGLDDINDLPISYDIAWYEQKAVVVLLALLSLGVKHIRLGPTLPAFLSPNVAKVLVENFDIKPVGDVESDVAAIMAGH, encoded by the coding sequence ATGTTTTGTTTTCAGTGTCAGGAAACCGCCAAAGGTACCGGTTGCACCATCGCCGGGGTTTGCGGCAAAAAGGAAGACACCGCCGGGTTGCAGGATCTGTTGGTCTATAATCTCAAAGGGCTCGCCGTGGTCGCTGATGCCGCTCGCCAGCAGGGACGCTTTGATCTGGAAACCGGACTGTTCGTCTGCCAGGCTCTGTTTGCCACCATTACCAACGCCAATTTCGATAACACCCGGATGGTTGAACTGATCAAGGCCACCATCAGCCGTCGCGACGGCCTCAAACTGGCCACGGGCTTCAGCAGTGACCTCGACTGTGTTAACTGGAACGGCAGCGAAGCCGATTACGCCGCCAAAGCGGCCGAGGTCGGGGTGCTTTCCCAAGCCAACGAAGATGTGCGCTCATTGCGTGAACTGCTGATCTACGGCCTGAAAGGGATGGCCGCCTATACCGATCATGCCGCTATGCTCGGTAAGCAGAACCAGGACATTTATGATTTCATGATCTCTGCGCTGGCCACCACCACCCGCGATCTGAGTGTCGAGGAGATGGTCGGACAGGTCCTCAAGTGCGGAGAAGTGGCCGTGACCGCCATGGCTCTGCTGGATGAGGCCAACACCTCCGCTTATGGCAATCCGGAAATCAGCAAGGTCAATATCGGCGTGCGCAATAATCCGGGCATCCTGATTTCAGGTCATGACCTCAAGGATATGGAAGAACTGCTCAAGCAGACCGAAGGGACCGGCGTCGATGTCTATACCCACAGTGAAATGCTGCCGGCTAACTATTACCCCGCCTTCAAAAAATACGACCATTTTGTCGGCAACTACGGCAATGCCTGGTGGCTGCAGGACAAAGAGTTCGCCTCCTTCAACGGGCCGATTCTCATGACCACCAACTGTATCACCCCGGTTAAAGAAGCCTACCGGGAGCGCATCTACACTACCGGCATGGCCGGCTGGCCGGGCGCCAAGCATATCGGCGAGCGTCCCGAAGGTGGCAGCAAGGATTTCTCCGCGCTGATCGAACAGGCCAAAACCTGTGCGCCGCCGGTGGAAATTGAAACCGGGGAAATTGTCGGTGGCTTTGCCCATGCCCAGGTCATGGCGCTGGCCGACAAGGTGGTTGACGCAGTCAAATCCGGTGCCATCAAGCGCTTTGTGGTTATGGCCGGCTGTGACGGTCGTCAGAAGAATCGGAGCTATTTTACCGAGGTGGCCGAAGCCCTGCCGCAGGATACGGTTATCCTGACCGCCGGTTGCGCCAAGTATCGCTATAACAAGCTCGCTCTGGGCGACATTGGCGGAATCCCGCGGGTGCTCGATGCCGGTCAGTGCAACGATTCCTATTCGCTGGCCTATATTGCCCTGCAGCTGAAAGAAGTCTTCGGCCTGGACGATATCAACGACCTGCCAATCTCTTACGATATCGCCTGGTACGAACAGAAGGCAGTGGTGGTTCTGCTGGCCTTGCTCTCCCTGGGAGTCAAGCACATCCGCCTGGGGCCGACATTGCCGGCCTTCCTGTCGCCCAACGTGGCCAAAGTTCTTGTGGAAAACTTTGACATCAAGCCGGTCGGCGATGTCGAAAGCGATGTGGCTGCCATCATGGCCGGCCACTGA